GCGCGTCGGGCAACCGCTGCACCACGCGGGCCAGCGCTCCGCGGGCGTCGGGGTCGCCGAGCCGCGACGTGCGCGCCAGGAACAGGATGCTGGCAATGCCGGCCACCAGAAACACCCCCGAGCCCAGGCTGACCACCGACACGTGAATCGGCAGCCAGTAGGACTGCAGCGCGGGCATCACCGGCGCGGCGTTGGCGTAGAGCCAGCGTCCGGACACCGTGAGCAGGATCAGCACCGGCACCAGCAGGAATACCCACAGCGGACGGTATTGCGGGCGGCGCAACACGATCGCGCCGGCGAGCAGCCCGCACAGGCAGGTCAGGTTGATGAACTCGTACATGTTGCCCCACGGCACCCGCAGGGTGGCCAGCCCGCGCAGCACGATGCTCGTCAGCAGCAGCCCGATGCCCAGGTAGGCCACGGCGAGCCCGCCCCGCCCGACGCGTTCGTCGAAGGGCCGTCCGGCAGCGTCCTCCACGACGCCGGGGGTGGTGCTGTCGGCGGCGACCGAACCGGCCAACACCCGCTCGCGCCGGTCGGCGCGGCGGCCGCCCACGTAGGCCAGCTCGAAGGCCAGCAGCAGCAGGGCTACCACGAGGACCACCACGGCCGAGGTGAACGCCCAGTCGGAATAGCGCGCCAGGCCGAGGTTGACGTGCAGGGTGTTCATGTGACGTCCACCTGAGAACTCCTTCTGGACGCTGGGGGCGTTTGCGCGAGGTCCGCGGTGCCGAGCCCGGCCAGCAGCCGCTCCGTCAACCGCCCGAACTCGTCACCCCAACCGGCGTTGTCGGTGCGCGCCAGGCCGCCCAATTCGACGTTCACCGTACCGGCCGCCTTGCCACTAGCCGGGGTGAGCCTTACCCACACCCGGCGGCGGCGCACCAGCAGCGACACCAGCAGCCCGGCCATCATCGTGATGGCGAAGACCAGCACCCAGGTCTGGCCCGGGTCATGGGAGACCTGCAGGTTGACGAACGGCACGGCCCCGTCGAAGCGGATAGCGGTGCCGTCCCCGGCTAGCCGCACCTGTTGGCCGGCGCGCAGGTTGACCCGCTTCTCCTTGGTCAGCCGGCCCTGTTCGATCAGCCGGGGATCCAGCGTGAACAACGACTGCGGCCGGCCGGTGTCCAGGCCGGTGTCGCCGCGGTAGACGTCGATGGCCACCGCGGGGGCGTTCAGCGCCGGAAAGCGCGACGACAACAGGGTGCCGTCGAGCTGCTCGGTCGGAGCCAGCAGGCCCTGGATCGCGATCTCGTGGTTGCGGCGCTCGGCGGGGCTGGGATAGCTGCCGGCGGGCGGGTCGATGCGCACCACGCCCGACGAGAGCAGGGTCTGCGGGTTGTCGGGTCGCCACTGCACGGTCGACGTGCGGGTCTGCCCGTCCGGGAACGTCACTGTGAAAGTGGGGGCGTAGCCGTGGCCCTGCAGGTACACCCGGTCGCCGCCGACCCGCAGCGGGTGGTTGACCTCCAGCAGGTAGTGCCGCCAGGTGTTGGCGCTCAGGTCGCGGCCGGCTTGATAGTCGATGTCCGCGGCGAACGAGGTGGCCTGGCCCGACGGCAGGTAGTGCGCCTGAAAGTCGTTGACCCGGACGCAGATTGGGTGCAGCGAGGTGCCGTCGACGGTGTTGCCGGCGCGGAACGAGTCGAACGCGGCCGGCGATGCCGAGCAGAAGCCGGGGCTGCCGTCGGCGATGACGATGACGTTGCCCTCGTAGCCGAACAGCTTGCCGACGGCCACCGCGACCAGCAGGCCCAGCAGCGAGAAGTGGAAGACGATGTTGCCGAATTCGCGCAGGTAGCCCTTCTCGGCGGACACCTCGACCGTTTCGCCGTTGCGGCGAATGGCCGTGCGCCAGCCACGCAGCCTTCCGACGATGGTCGTGGCCAGGGTTTCGGGGTCGCCGGCGTGTTCGGCGGTGGCGTGCTTGGGCAGCCGGGCCAGGTTTCGCGGGGCGGCCACCGGGGCGGCGCGCAGGCTGCGGGCGTGCTCGATCATCCGCGGGGTCAGGCAGCCGACCAGGGACACGAACAGCAGCACGTAGATGGCGGTGAACCAGAAGCTGGAGAACACGTCGAAGGCCTGCAGCCGATTCAGCCAGGGCCCGATCACGGGGTGGGCCTTCAGGTAGTCGTCGACCTTGCCGGCGTTGAGGCTGCGCTGCGGCAGCAGCGCGCCGG
The nucleotide sequence above comes from Mycobacterium malmoense. Encoded proteins:
- the ccsB gene encoding c-type cytochrome biogenesis protein CcsB, with product MNTLHVNLGLARYSDWAFTSAVVVLVVALLLLAFELAYVGGRRADRRERVLAGSVAADSTTPGVVEDAAGRPFDERVGRGGLAVAYLGIGLLLTSIVLRGLATLRVPWGNMYEFINLTCLCGLLAGAIVLRRPQYRPLWVFLLVPVLILLTVSGRWLYANAAPVMPALQSYWLPIHVSVVSLGSGVFLVAGIASILFLARTSRLGDPDARGALARVVQRLPDAQTLDRIAYRTTIFAFPVFGFGVIFGAIWAEEAWGRYWGWDPKETVSFVAWVIYAAYLHARSTAGWRDRKAAWINVAGFVAMVFNLFFVNLVTVGLHSYAGVG
- a CDS encoding cytochrome c biogenesis protein ResB produces the protein MGTALVLLFLLALGAIPGALLPQRSLNAGKVDDYLKAHPVIGPWLNRLQAFDVFSSFWFTAIYVLLFVSLVGCLTPRMIEHARSLRAAPVAAPRNLARLPKHATAEHAGDPETLATTIVGRLRGWRTAIRRNGETVEVSAEKGYLREFGNIVFHFSLLGLLVAVAVGKLFGYEGNVIVIADGSPGFCSASPAAFDSFRAGNTVDGTSLHPICVRVNDFQAHYLPSGQATSFAADIDYQAGRDLSANTWRHYLLEVNHPLRVGGDRVYLQGHGYAPTFTVTFPDGQTRTSTVQWRPDNPQTLLSSGVVRIDPPAGSYPSPAERRNHEIAIQGLLAPTEQLDGTLLSSRFPALNAPAVAIDVYRGDTGLDTGRPQSLFTLDPRLIEQGRLTKEKRVNLRAGQQVRLAGDGTAIRFDGAVPFVNLQVSHDPGQTWVLVFAITMMAGLLVSLLVRRRRVWVRLTPASGKAAGTVNVELGGLARTDNAGWGDEFGRLTERLLAGLGTADLAQTPPASRRSSQVDVT